Part of the Virgibacillus necropolis genome, CTATTCCACCTTCAACCAATATAAACATAAAAGAACATACAGTAATCAGTATCAAAATTGACCCGCCATAATCAATTGATCTTTTCTTTTTTTCAATATCTTCATGTAAAAACAAAATAATTCCAAGCATAGCTAATAATCCTAGGGGAATATTCATCCAAAAAATATATCTCCAGCTTAATAAATCAATAAACATACCACCGAGGAGCGGGCCTGATACTGCAGATATTCCCCAAACACTAGCTAAATAGCCCTGTATTTTGGCTCTTTCCTTTTTGTCATATATATCACCCACAATTGTCGTCGCAATTGGCATCACCGCACCTGCACCTAGACCCTGGACAAATCGTGATATAATTAACATGAGCATGGATGTACTCAGCCCACAACATATGGAACCAATTATAAATATACTGACACCAACTACAAATATTGGTTTTCTTCCAAAAATATCAGATAGCTTACCGAATATTAAAACGGTGGCAGCATTTGTTAATAGATAAGCAGAAAACACCCAACTATATAACGAAAACCCACCCAAATCTGCTACAATGCTAGGAATCGCCGTAGCAACAATCGTCCCTTCAATCGCGGCTAAAAACATGCCAAGCATGACCGAGGCCAATATTAATGGTCGCTTCAATTCTTTCGTATTATGTATCATTGATATCACTGCTTTTTCTATAAATTAATAAAAACGCCCTTGTCATGAATGAAATGGCAAGGGGTATGGCAATTATTTTTTAGTTTGTTTGTTTTTTGGTATAAATATCTCTGCTGACTTGTTTTAAAATTGCGCGTCTAGTCACTATTCCATCAAAATAACCTTCCTGATCCGCTACACATAAAAATGGATAATCGATAACTGCTTTTAATACATTTAAAAATGTGTCGTTCTTTTCCAAACATGGAATATCCCTATTCATTACTTCCTCTACACGCATAGTAGATAGTTTTTCAAATTCAATCCGTTCAAGCCCTAATATCTGATTCAGTATGACTGTTTTACCAATCGTACCAACCAATTTATACGATGAGTCTAGAACAGGAATAGCAGAATATCCTGATTTCACTAATACAAGTAATGCATGTTCAAGTGGATTATTCAACTGCACATGTGCTACTTTTTCAGAAGAAATCAGTAAATCATTAACAATAATATCCGTTAATTGCTTATCTTTCAATGTGCCCATTTAAAAACACTCCTCTTTACTAATCAAAATGTTGGAGGGATTTATTCACCTAAAAGGAGTAAATCATCGTTATCTACATAACTAGCTTACCATAATTAGGATGGATAAACATTATTTTTTCACTTTAAAATGCACGATGAGTTAATACCTTTATATGATATAACATGAACATATGCTTGCACTTTTTAGTTAAAATGTATGATATATTAACAAAATGGTTCACCTGAAACGTCTAGTGACTAGGAAACAGATAATTTAGACAAGTGCATCCTATTACGAATTTTTTACATCTATTAACACGTCATGTTGAATGTGAAAATACATGATATAATGCTAGTATCAGTTTTAGAAAGGTTTGACCACATGAATAGAAGATCATTTTTAAAAAAATCATTTGGTAGTCTTTTAGCATTCCTCGGTTTAAGTGGTGGAACCTATTATTATGCCCGTGAAATTGAACCGAGTTTACTAGATATCCACCAAGAAATTATTTCTTCAGCTAAAGTTACATCTGAATTCAATCACTTTAAAATCATTCAGTTTTCTGATACACATATAGGGTTTCATTATTCGCTTGAACAATTAGAAGAATTAGTGCAAACCATTAACAATCAAAAACCCGACCTGATTGTCTTTACGGGAGATTTAGTTGATGCTCCAAATGACTATAATTGGAATACTACATTGATTCGTATTTTAGGATCACTAGATGCAAAGTACGGTAAATACTGGATATATGGGAACCATGACCATGGAGGATATGGAACCAATATAGTGAAAAATGTAATGGATCAGGCTGGCTTCAATTTACTTCAAAATCAACATACTACTATTAAAAAAGGGCAAGAATCTTTTGTTTTAGCTGGAATTGATGATGTTATGCTAGGTAATCCAAACCTGGAAAAAACGTTAAACCAAATAGACCCTTCCCTATTCACACTATTACTAGCACATGAACCAGATTTTGCTGATAAAACGATTAATTATCCCGTGGATGTGCAGTTATCTGGTCATAGTCACGGTGGCCAAGTACGGTTACCTATTATCGGCCATTTATATACACCATTATATGCTCAAAAATATGTGAATGGAAAATATCAAGTGGATCATTTAACTTTATATGTTACAAAAGGTATAGGAACAACAAGATTACCCTATCGTTTTCTATGTAAACCAGAAATATATGTGTATACATTACAAAGCAACTAGCAATAAATTCCATGTGTAACACTTTATCTATAGTTTTTTCAATTGAAACATGCTACGCTAGATACGATTTTGTTAATATGGAGGTTACATATATGGTGAAAAGGATTAAATTAGCTTTTCCGATAGTAATGCTAGTTCTTATACTAACAGCCTGTGGCGAGGAATTTGAAGGGAATATTACTTCTGACGTACAAGATTTCGCATTTACAAATCAGGATGGTGAAAAAGTAACTCAAAATAGTCTCGAAGGAAACTTTTGGGTGGCCAACTTTATATTTACAAATTGTGACACGGTCTGCCCACCAATGACAGCAAATATGGCTAGGCTACAGGAAAAACTTAAAGAAGCTGGACTTGAAGATGTGCAATTGGTTTCATTCAGTATCGACCCTGAACGTGATACGAAAGCCGCATTAAAAGAATTTGGTAAAGCGCATGGAGCATCTTTTGACAATTGGCATTTCCTTACGGGGTATGACTTTCAAACAGTTAAAGAACTCTCTATCAAGTCATTTAAATCAGCACTAGAAGAATTACCTGACTCTGATCAATTTATGCATGGCACTAGATTTTTCCTTGTATCACCAGAAGGAACTGCTATTAATTATTATACAGGAACTGAAGCAGCAGAAATGGACAAGATTGTAGAAGACATTAAAAAAATAAAGTAATACTAAACAGAAGCTGGATTTTAATTCTAGTTTCTTTTTCTTTGCGCTCACTTATTGTAAATGGACAAGCTTTGCGATACTATAGAATTGACATAATAATTCACAGGAAAGGAGGACAAAACGATGAATCAAGCAAAACCTACTTCTGTAGCTGAACTCGCAATGGCATTGTATACCATTAATAGACATGCAAAAACAGCTCCAGAACCAAAGCATTTATATTTCATTAAAAAGGAAACAATTAAAAAATTGTTATCAGAAAATCAAGCCAAAAAGATTGGACTTCACTTTTCTGACCATCCGAAATTCAGTAATCAACACTCTACGTTACTCGTAAAAGTTGATAACTACTATTTTCATATACCTCCAGAAAAAAATGACTTTAATCAGCTTGAACACTTAGGTACTTTGGATCAATCATACCGAAACCCTCAAACAAAAATGTCATTATCACAAGCAAAAAAAGTAGTTTATCGATACATTAACTTTACACCGAAACCCGAAAAGAAGTCTAAAAACAAGAAATACACTTCTTCCTACTATACGCCTTCATCCTTAGGGAAAATGGAATGGCCACCAACAAAGCCTTATCGAAAATTTGAAACATAAGGTAAGAGTAAGTGCAACGACATTAAAAATTATTAAAAGCCACAGCATGTAAATGTTGTGGTTTTTTTAATGTTTCATTTTTCTCTTCGAAAGGAACTAGTATACCAAAAGGAGGCGCAACCATGTTAGAATTAAAAGATTTTGTCTATGAACTACACCGTTATGCGGATCAAACACACATATTAAAGGATAAATATGAAAAACTTTCCGAAGCAGAAAAAGCGATGGTCGTAAAGCACGCCCCCATAAACCAACCAACACCAGAGGAACACTATGAGTTGGTTTATCGTTGGTTAGAAAAAGTGCAGTCAGAAGTTGGTGTAGTTGAAAAAGAAGAACGCTAATACACTAGGAAACCCCGTCAAATAAAATTGACGGGGTTTTGTTTAAACATTCTTCATGAATACATTTTGAAAAATAAAATGTAATAACCGTACAATAACTAAGATACCACCAAAAACTGCCATACATAGTAATGTAATCTTTATAAGATATAGATAATCTGTTTGAAAAAATAGGAACCCTATTAAAATCGAACAGATCAATATAATAAAGCTACACATAATGTAACTTAATATACGATCTTGCTTTAACGTCACAAACCAATGGATTACTGGCTTTATAGAAAGATAACAAATTAACATTCCAATCACAATCAATGTCATTAATCCATATGGGCTATTTTTCATGAAAGATAATAACCATACTAGTTGTTCCATTATACCCTTCCCCACCCTTTCAATTACCTTTATTATCCCCACATTTAGTTATCTCTAACCTTTTCGTTAATTAAATACTGATAATTTGATATAATGAGTACCTGTATAGGGCTGAACGGAGGAGGAATGGTAACCTTGAATAGCGCTTATCTATTTATTATGCTTGGTGCTGCACTTTGGGGCACAATTGGGTGGTTCGTTAAAAACTTGTATGCCTTCGGGTTCACCCCAATGGAAGTAGTGACATTGCGGGTGTTAACAACAGCTATTATCTTGCTAACCTATATTCTGATTAAATCACCTGAAAAGTTATTACTACACTCTATTAAAGATGTTAAATATTTCATAGGAACTGGAATTGTAAGTATTATATTTTTTAATTATTGTTTGTTTACAACGATTGAATTGTCAACAATCCCGTTTGCAACTGCATTACTTTACACTGCACCAGCATTTGTAACCATCCTTTCTCTCATTTTATTCAAAGAAAAATTAACGAGAGTTAAACTAATTGCACTATTAATCACGCTTTTTGGTACTTGTTTAATTGTTGGAATCATACCTCTTAATACGGAAACCCTTCAATTGAACAGCATTCTTTTTGGGCTTGGATCCGGGATAGGTTATGCGCTTTATAGTATTTTCAGCAAATACGCTTTGAAAAAATATACGAGTCTAAGTATTACAGTCTACACTTTTATCGTAGCAAGTATAGCCTTGCTGCCCTTTTTTCCATATGCGACAAAGATTCACTTATTAATGGATCCTGCTGTCTTATTCTATTCATTTGGATTAGGTCTCTTACCTACCGCATTCGCTTATATTATTTACACGTATGGCTTACACCAAACAGAAGCTTCTAGGGCATCTATTCTTTCGACGATTGAGCCTGTGGTTGCAACCTTTATTGGTATCATTGTATTTAATGAAGCTTTTTCCCATATTCAAATGGTTGGAATGGCTTGTATTATCGGTGCCATAATGTTAATTCAGCTTTTCACAACAAAAAAGAAAATTTCGCATGCAAAAAATGGAGTGATATAATTTCTATCACTCCATTCTCTAATCAATCCTCGGTACTGCTTCAAGCCTAATCATAAAAAGAAAATCGTCTTGGTTTTTTTTGTTCCTTTTTAGTCTGTTTATTTTCAAGTCGAATTTCTATTTGCGATAACTCTTTCTCATCTGATAACAATTCTTGCTTATATTGCTTTACAAGATCTTCAAAGTTCTGAGTCTTCGGACGCATATCCTCACTCCTTTTACTATATTAACTTCATTATACCCTATTTTCTTTGAATGAATCAAAATTATTTGAACATTTTGTGAAGAATTAATTAATTTTATGGTTAGATTAGAAATTATACATGTTTAATCCTTTGATTTGGGTATTCTATTAATTGAAAAGATAAAGTGAGTTATAAGGCCCGGTACTGGAGGTTTTACGAAGGGGGGTAAATCGATAAGAGTTTTTATACACGGTTGGCATATACATTGTACTTAACGAATAGTTGAAAGGGATTATCCACAATTTATTTTAGCATCAGGATATATCCCAGACACAAAATTTGCTATACTCTATGAATAGAGTTCTTATTTCTTCTTTTTGTTTACTTCTTTTCGCTGGATACTATCATATAAATTTAATAATTTATCAAGCTCTTGACTGATCATAATAGATTCTCGGCTTGTAAACCCTTTTTTTAAGGCAACCTTGGTCATCTCGTTACGCAAAAATTCAATTCTTTTTAGCAGTTGCTCTATTGTACTCATTTCAGTTAAATGGTTACCTCCTCTTACACATAGCTGTTATAACCTTAGCACGTACGTTCATGTTTGCCAAGTTTTGCATTAATTAGATCTATCTGTTTTTTACAATTAATGCAAAAGACTATAATTTTTTTTTTCAAGATGATACCTTTATTATATTGAACAGGTGGGTGATTAATTTGTATTTCAAGAGAAATGAAGCATTTCGTTTTTCATTTAGCAAACCAATTCCTGGTAAACTGATTGAATCAACTAATAACTGTACACCAATAAATGTTACCATATTAGATGTTAGTAAGAATGGTGCAAAAGTTTACTGTGAGGATAATACTCAATTGCATAGTGGAAATCAAATCAAATTATCCTTCATGATTGATGATATATCATTTGATGCATTGGGCACAATAAGTTGGAGGAAGCCTGCGAAAACATCTTATGAAATGGGGATACATTTAATCACAGATGATACGTATCACACCACCATGATTCAATCGCTTAAGAAACTAAAGAGAATGAACTCATAACTACTATTATATTCTAGTATCCAATGCATAATATGTTACGATTAACTGTATGGGATTTAGTAAGGAAAGGATGTCCAAGTTGGTTAAGCATAAAAAGAAAAATGAATGGTTAGAGTGGGGAAAGGCAATATTTATAGCAATATTATTAGCATTTTTTCTGCGTACATTCGTTTTCGCAACCTCAATCGTTGAGGGTGAGAGCATGATTCCTACTCTCGAAGATGGAGAACGTGTAATTTTCAACAAATTTATTTATCTAGTTGACGAGCCAGAACGTGGTGATGTTGTTATCATCAAACGCCCAATTAAAAATTATGTGAAACGAGTAATTGGTTTGCCTGGGGAAACAGTGAAATTTCAAGATCATCAATTATACATTAATGGCGAAAAGTATGAAGAAACGTTTATAAGTGAGGAAGCTTTAAA contains:
- a CDS encoding DMT family transporter, encoding MNSAYLFIMLGAALWGTIGWFVKNLYAFGFTPMEVVTLRVLTTAIILLTYILIKSPEKLLLHSIKDVKYFIGTGIVSIIFFNYCLFTTIELSTIPFATALLYTAPAFVTILSLILFKEKLTRVKLIALLITLFGTCLIVGIIPLNTETLQLNSILFGLGSGIGYALYSIFSKYALKKYTSLSITVYTFIVASIALLPFFPYATKIHLLMDPAVLFYSFGLGLLPTAFAYIIYTYGLHQTEASRASILSTIEPVVATFIGIIVFNEAFSHIQMVGMACIIGAIMLIQLFTTKKKISHAKNGVI
- a CDS encoding YkyB family protein, whose protein sequence is MNQAKPTSVAELAMALYTINRHAKTAPEPKHLYFIKKETIKKLLSENQAKKIGLHFSDHPKFSNQHSTLLVKVDNYYFHIPPEKNDFNQLEHLGTLDQSYRNPQTKMSLSQAKKVVYRYINFTPKPEKKSKNKKYTSSYYTPSSLGKMEWPPTKPYRKFET
- a CDS encoding FbpB family small basic protein; this encodes MRPKTQNFEDLVKQYKQELLSDEKELSQIEIRLENKQTKKEQKKPRRFSFYD
- a CDS encoding SCO family protein; protein product: MVKRIKLAFPIVMLVLILTACGEEFEGNITSDVQDFAFTNQDGEKVTQNSLEGNFWVANFIFTNCDTVCPPMTANMARLQEKLKEAGLEDVQLVSFSIDPERDTKAALKEFGKAHGASFDNWHFLTGYDFQTVKELSIKSFKSALEELPDSDQFMHGTRFFLVSPEGTAINYYTGTEAAEMDKIVEDIKKIK
- a CDS encoding aspartyl-phosphate phosphatase Spo0E family protein, translating into MSTIEQLLKRIEFLRNEMTKVALKKGFTSRESIMISQELDKLLNLYDSIQRKEVNKKKK
- the lepB gene encoding signal peptidase I, translating into MSKLVKHKKKNEWLEWGKAIFIAILLAFFLRTFVFATSIVEGESMIPTLEDGERVIFNKFIYLVDEPERGDVVIIKRPIKNYVKRVIGLPGETVKFQDHQLYINGEKYEETFISEEALNHTGNFGPIEVPEDSYFVMGDNRAISKDSRNGLGFINADDIVGRSELVIYPFDEWTMIK
- a CDS encoding metallophosphoesterase, with product MNRRSFLKKSFGSLLAFLGLSGGTYYYAREIEPSLLDIHQEIISSAKVTSEFNHFKIIQFSDTHIGFHYSLEQLEELVQTINNQKPDLIVFTGDLVDAPNDYNWNTTLIRILGSLDAKYGKYWIYGNHDHGGYGTNIVKNVMDQAGFNLLQNQHTTIKKGQESFVLAGIDDVMLGNPNLEKTLNQIDPSLFTLLLAHEPDFADKTINYPVDVQLSGHSHGGQVRLPIIGHLYTPLYAQKYVNGKYQVDHLTLYVTKGIGTTRLPYRFLCKPEIYVYTLQSN
- a CDS encoding PilZ domain-containing protein, encoding MYFKRNEAFRFSFSKPIPGKLIESTNNCTPINVTILDVSKNGAKVYCEDNTQLHSGNQIKLSFMIDDISFDALGTISWRKPAKTSYEMGIHLITDDTYHTTMIQSLKKLKRMNS
- the cbpB gene encoding cyclic-di-AMP-binding protein CbpB gives rise to the protein MGTLKDKQLTDIIVNDLLISSEKVAHVQLNNPLEHALLVLVKSGYSAIPVLDSSYKLVGTIGKTVILNQILGLERIEFEKLSTMRVEEVMNRDIPCLEKNDTFLNVLKAVIDYPFLCVADQEGYFDGIVTRRAILKQVSRDIYTKKQTN